The DNA sequence TCCCCGCTGATCCCCATCCCGGCCATGAGTGATGCGGCCGTGCGTCGAAGATCGTGCGGCGTCCATCGACCGCCGGGCAGCGTCAGGGCGTCCACCGCCTTGCTTCGGTTGCTCATGCGCTCTTCGTCGGTGCGCTGGCGGTCGCTCAGTTGCTTGTTGAAGGACTTGAGGCAGACCGGCCCGGTGTTGTCCGTGCTCGGGAACACCCATGCGCTGGTTTGCCGCATCGTCGCCAGTTCGTTGAACTGCTTCAGGGCAAAGTCCGACAGGTGAATGGTGTGGTCCCGGCCGTTCTTCGTGTCCGGCAGGTACCACGTGCGGGCCTTGAGATCGACGAACCCGAGCTTCACGTCTTCCACCTCGGCCACTGCCTGCAGGATGGCCCGATCCGCGCGGTCGTCCGCCCAGGTGGCGCCCATGAGTTCCCCGATTCGGCAACCGGTCGCCAGCGTCAACCACACGGCACAGACACTGCGCGGGTTCATGTTCGCCAGGGGCAGGGCATCCGCCAGCCGCCGGATCTCGTCGGCCGACAGGATGCGGTCCCGCTGGGCGCCCTTGCCGACGACACGCGCCTTCTTGAGCGTGGCCATCGGATCGACCGCGATCAGTTCCCGATCCATGGCGAACGCGAACATCTGGCGCAACTCGCTGAACAGCATCTGTGCGGTTCGCTGCTTGCCCTCGGTGGTCTGGGCGTCGATCACGCGCAGGATGTCGGCCTTCGTCACGTCCTTGGCGGTCATGTCGCCGATGTGGTCGAACACGTGGCGCTCGAACTGCGCACGGGCCAGTGCGCCCGAGTCCTTGCGGCCTTTGCGTTCTCCGCTTGGCAGGGTCTGGCTTTTCAGCTCCACGTCGCACCAGCGGTCGAACAGGGTGCGGATGCTGACGCGGCGCAATTGCTCAAGCTCTGCAGCCTGTTGCGCTACCAGGCGTTGGGCGCGCTCTTCCTCGTGTCGCAGTTGAGCGAGTTCGCGGTCTTGCTCTGCCTTCAGTACCGGGTCGATGCCGTCCAGCACCGCCGCACGCATCCGCGCGGCGCGTGCTTCAGCCTCTTCCAGCGACGCTTCTGGGAACCCGACGATCCCGCCGTTGTCGTCTGCC is a window from the Sphaerotilus montanus genome containing:
- a CDS encoding tyrosine-type recombinase/integrase, whose translation is MGIEKGTRHKVAIRHLEVRAWVKSAEAGDELRAGKGLYLRRTQAGAFWVYRYASPVTGKQVRAQLWADDNGGIVGFPEASLEEAEARAARMRAAVLDGIDPVLKAEQDRELAQLRHEEERAQRLVAQQAAELEQLRRVSIRTLFDRWCDVELKSQTLPSGERKGRKDSGALARAQFERHVFDHIGDMTAKDVTKADILRVIDAQTTEGKQRTAQMLFSELRQMFAFAMDRELIAVDPMATLKKARVVGKGAQRDRILSADEIRRLADALPLANMNPRSVCAVWLTLATGCRIGELMGATWADDRADRAILQAVAEVEDVKLGFVDLKARTWYLPDTKNGRDHTIHLSDFALKQFNELATMRQTSAWVFPSTDNTGPVCLKSFNKQLSDRQRTDEERMSNRSKAVDALTLPGGRWTPHDLRRTAASLMAGMGISGDVIDECLNHQIESRVRRVYIRDRREADQARAFDALGARLAGLVQQIESETNIRPLRVA